A section of the Bacillus sp. V2I10 genome encodes:
- a CDS encoding YibE/F family protein: MNVLVLLATILFILMILIGGKKGARSFIALFLNFAVLFLTILFMTDPHVNPIILTVIASTLISCITLFFINEVNRKTATAFFSTIITIVILLFFILFVTENAMIQGFGEEETEELGIFSLYIGVDFAKIGAAVVIMSTIGAITDVAISIASPMREILNHNPLISRKALYRSGISIGKDILGTNTNTLFFAFFGGYLGLLIWFKDLSYSVGDIVNSKVFSAEMITIFCAGIGIALIIPITSWITAYFLVKTRENNETFK; the protein is encoded by the coding sequence ATGAATGTATTAGTGTTGCTAGCAACTATTTTATTTATATTGATGATACTTATTGGTGGAAAAAAAGGAGCTAGGTCTTTTATTGCTCTCTTCTTAAACTTTGCTGTGTTGTTTCTAACAATCCTTTTTATGACAGATCCACATGTTAATCCGATTATCTTAACAGTAATTGCATCTACATTGATTAGTTGTATTACTCTCTTTTTTATTAATGAAGTGAATCGTAAAACAGCAACAGCGTTCTTTTCTACTATTATCACAATTGTGATTTTACTCTTTTTTATTCTCTTCGTGACAGAAAATGCAATGATTCAGGGATTTGGCGAGGAAGAAACGGAGGAGCTTGGCATATTTTCCCTTTATATCGGAGTGGATTTTGCTAAAATTGGAGCTGCAGTGGTTATTATGAGTACAATAGGTGCGATTACGGATGTTGCGATTTCCATTGCCTCTCCAATGCGCGAAATATTGAATCATAATCCACTAATTAGTAGGAAAGCTTTATATAGATCTGGAATAAGTATTGGGAAGGATATCTTAGGAACCAATACGAATACGTTATTTTTTGCCTTCTTTGGAGGCTATCTCGGATTGCTCATCTGGTTTAAAGATTTATCTTATTCTGTTGGCGATATCGTAAATTCAAAAGTATTTAGTGCTGAAATGATCACTATATTTTGTGCCGGAATTGGCATAGCTCTAATTATTCCAATTACTTCCTGGATTACTGCCTATTTTTTAGTGAAAACAAGAGAAAATAACGAGACATTTAAATAG
- a CDS encoding AraC family transcriptional regulator, which yields MSEKTYKQQYELANLIERFSKQDGVHPTPIPSLFLIRESIITEPISRVNEPSFCIILQGEKEVLLGEERFLYGPGNYIVASVDLPVTGQVIKASAESPYLALKIEFTPSQVLEVLNETDIQFEQGKNTKRAMFVSEVEPSLLDAVLRLASLVENQKHIPVLAPLFKKEIIYWILQGPHGEALEQMALEGSNASRIREVIDHIINNYEKPFQIEGLAEIANMSVSSLHRHFKEVTAMSPIQFQKQLRLQEARRLLLAESTVVADVAFRVGYESQSQFSREYSRMFGFPPRVDINRMRENYG from the coding sequence ATGTCTGAGAAAACCTATAAACAGCAATATGAACTTGCTAATCTTATTGAGCGCTTTTCAAAACAGGATGGTGTTCATCCGACGCCTATTCCATCTTTATTTCTCATCCGTGAATCCATTATTACTGAACCAATTTCTCGAGTTAACGAGCCGTCTTTTTGCATTATCCTCCAAGGAGAGAAGGAGGTATTATTGGGAGAGGAACGCTTTTTGTACGGTCCTGGAAATTATATTGTTGCATCCGTTGACTTACCAGTTACAGGACAAGTAATTAAAGCCTCAGCAGAATCTCCCTATCTAGCTCTCAAAATTGAATTTACACCGAGCCAAGTTTTAGAAGTATTAAATGAAACAGACATTCAATTTGAACAGGGGAAGAACACTAAACGAGCTATGTTTGTTAGCGAAGTAGAACCTTCTTTGTTGGATGCAGTACTCAGACTAGCTTCTCTAGTAGAAAATCAGAAACATATCCCCGTTCTTGCTCCATTATTTAAAAAAGAAATTATCTATTGGATTTTACAAGGGCCACATGGCGAAGCGCTTGAACAAATGGCATTAGAAGGAAGCAATGCCTCTAGAATAAGAGAGGTTATAGACCATATCATTAATAATTATGAAAAGCCTTTTCAAATTGAAGGGCTTGCCGAAATAGCGAATATGAGTGTATCATCGCTACATCGACATTTTAAAGAGGTAACGGCTATGAGTCCCATTCAGTTTCAGAAACAACTGAGATTGCAGGAAGCTAGACGCTTATTATTAGCTGAGTCAACAGTTGTAGCTGATGTTGCATTCAGGGTGGGGTACGAAAGTCAATCTCAATTCAGTCGAGAATATTCCCGAATGTTTGGCTTTCCACCTAGAGTAGATATAAACCGAATGAGAGAGAACTACGGTTAA
- a CDS encoding aldo/keto reductase, which produces MEYVKLGNTGLDVSRFCLGCMGFGDANKWFHQWVLNEEDSRPVIKKALELGVNFFDTANVYSLGTSEEYLGRALKDYANRDEVVIATKVHGQMHKGPNGSGLSRKAIMSEIDKSLKRLETDYVDLYIIHRWDYDTPIEETMEALHDVVKAGKARYIGASAMYAWQFQKALHVAEKNGWTKFVSMQNHLNLIYREEEREMLPLCKEEKIGVTPYSPLASGRLTRDWSVTTHRSETDQVQKSKYDSTADADRLVVERVASIAEKHDVPRTHIALAWILQKAPVTAPIIGATKISHLEDAVGALSVKLTTEEIAFLEEPYVPHPIVGHN; this is translated from the coding sequence ATGGAGTATGTGAAACTTGGTAATACAGGCTTAGATGTATCTCGATTTTGTCTTGGGTGTATGGGTTTTGGGGACGCTAACAAATGGTTTCACCAATGGGTACTTAACGAAGAGGACTCTCGCCCTGTAATAAAAAAAGCCCTTGAGTTAGGGGTTAATTTTTTTGATACAGCAAATGTATACTCACTGGGTACAAGTGAGGAATATCTTGGACGAGCTTTGAAAGATTATGCAAATCGTGATGAAGTTGTAATAGCAACTAAAGTACACGGACAAATGCATAAAGGTCCAAATGGTTCTGGTCTTTCTAGAAAGGCAATTATGAGTGAAATCGATAAAAGTCTTAAGAGATTGGAAACTGATTATGTAGATCTTTATATCATCCATCGCTGGGATTACGATACCCCTATTGAAGAAACAATGGAAGCACTGCATGACGTGGTGAAAGCTGGAAAAGCCAGATACATTGGTGCTTCTGCTATGTACGCTTGGCAGTTCCAAAAGGCTTTACATGTGGCAGAAAAAAATGGTTGGACTAAGTTTGTGTCCATGCAGAACCATTTAAACCTAATTTACCGTGAAGAGGAAAGAGAAATGCTACCCCTATGTAAGGAAGAGAAAATTGGTGTGACTCCATATAGCCCTCTTGCATCGGGTAGATTAACGCGTGACTGGTCAGTAACAACGCATCGCTCTGAGACAGACCAGGTCCAAAAATCCAAGTATGATTCGACTGCGGATGCGGATCGATTAGTTGTGGAGCGAGTTGCATCCATTGCAGAAAAACACGATGTCCCTCGCACACACATCGCACTTGCTTGGATACTACAGAAAGCGCCAGTAACAGCTCCTATCATCGGTGCTACGAAAATATCGCATCTTGAAGATGCTGTAGGTGCTTTATCAGTTAAGCTAACAACTGAAGAAATTGCATTCCTTGAAGAGCCATATGTACCGCATCCAATAGTAGGTCATAATTAA
- a CDS encoding four-helix bundle copper-binding protein: MTTVIDSSVQQFQTCIDSCNKCMQACEECLTSCLKEADVKARTHCINILRDCADICAMASQWMSRGSMYAKQFCQLCATICDACAVECANFQDAHCQECANFCRQCAEECRKMTTM; the protein is encoded by the coding sequence ATGACAACTGTTATCGATTCATCTGTTCAGCAATTTCAAACGTGTATTGATTCTTGTAACAAATGTATGCAAGCATGTGAAGAATGTTTAACTTCTTGTCTAAAGGAAGCTGACGTTAAAGCACGAACACACTGCATTAATATTTTAAGGGATTGTGCAGACATTTGTGCAATGGCATCGCAATGGATGTCACGTGGAAGTATGTATGCAAAGCAGTTTTGCCAACTATGTGCAACAATTTGTGATGCATGTGCAGTTGAATGTGCTAATTTCCAGGATGCACATTGTCAAGAATGTGCTAACTTCTGCCGTCAGTGTGCTGAAGAATGCCGTAAAATGACGACAATGTAA